One window of Halichondria panicea chromosome 7, odHalPani1.1, whole genome shotgun sequence genomic DNA carries:
- the LOC135339140 gene encoding NACHT, LRR and PYD domains-containing protein 12-like, which translates to MATKEQNQELTIDDLKTEMKLTDEQLNTAIKEPDLPELAACFDNVHNGYLEKLELSPGEQTDVRTRAFVDGTLAGMLLALKFWILTNGLDATFQALLLIILSLLKEDVAVRVCKYLSDKYCTTSCPPSRERVLLNHKLSSYRDYLQSFYRAQVSTSSTQWPPVPTNKVFKLAMIQKEKIQRGRIDDEFVKLTITGKIDDILLLKTPVNLTKIFSEIGDRRNFVLIEGAPGSGKSTLALHICQEWAKGKLFQEFNIAILVKLRDPLVREAKTIADILPCIDTAVANETEAEIKSLYGKGVLWVLDGWDELPSDLPRDSIINKLIRLDMSQKGALHESAVIVTSRPSSSAELHPRVSSRVEVLGFTPHQLEQYFTECLNGDSQAVHTLLERIRENPVVEGSCYLPLNASIIVNCFLSDNHSLPTSNHGIFTTVVQSSLKRYLKEKLGKTTPVGDITSPDSLPSEIRTQTVQMCQLAYHGIEQNKATFTDGDLAALCIPKEISNVGLLQTVPSIISDGDLVYYCFLHLSIQELLAAIHISLMPPKQQISVFQKLFGNPRFSAVFQFYAGITKLRTSRPILSLLPRFLCPVPATVFDLVRKVVKNKPTIFLLSLINCLYEAEDSQLCLFVANLLNHNLDLNHTTMNPIDCLSVGYFASACSNSSNGFTLSLINCSIGDQGCKFLARGLSKCPNSNNDIPTEGIHIAEIIENTSSISELDLSNNAIGNSGLCELCAALSTNTSLKTLILANCSLTISDDNGAALYQLLNTNNSLKYLNLSENTVTSCRHIAAGLAVNKTLRILYLYKCELTDQSIEELSTGLINKIEALCIHINASITEDGMKTLARHLTTHCSELTWLWIPSHLRSCIETVFRDTNKERKRNGLPEIDVW; encoded by the exons atggccactaaagagcagaaccaag agctcacaattgatgatctgaagacagaaatgaaactgactgatgagcagctcaatacagcaataaaggaaccagatctacccgagttagcagcatgtttcgacaaTGTTCACAATGGCTATCTTGAAAAACTGGAGCTCTCACCTGGAGAACAAACTGACGTGAGGACTAGAGCATTTGTAGATGGCACTCTGGCAGGAATGTTGCTGGCTTTGAAATTCTGGATACTAACCAACGGACTAGATGCCACTTtccaagctctgctactcatcatACTCTCCCTACTCAAAGAAGACGTTGCTGTtcgagtgtgcaagtacttgtctgacaaat actgcaccacctcgtgtcccccctcccgagagagggtcctgctgaaccacaagctgtctTCGTACAGGGACTATCTACAAAGTTTCTACAGAGCACAAGTATCCACATCAtccacacaatggcctcctgtcccaacaaacaaagtcttcaaactggccatgattcagaaggagaaaatacagagaggaagaatcgacgatgaatttgttaAACTAACAATTACGGGGAAAATTGATGACATTTTACTTTTAAAGACTCCTGTTAACTTGACTAAGATTTTCTCTGAGATTGGGGATAGacgaaactttgtgttgattgaaggagctcccggctctggcaagagcacccttgctctacacatctgtcaggagtgggcaaaggggaaactgttccaagagTTCAATATTGCAATCCTCGTGAAACTGAGAGATCCCCTCGTTAGAGAAGCAAAGACAATTGCTGACATACTTCCCTGCATTGATACGGCCGTGGCTAACGAGACAGAGGCAGAAATAAAATCACTGTATggcaaaggtgtactgtgggtgctggATGGATGGGACGAGCTTCCTTCTGACCTCCCTAGAGACTCAATCATCAACAAACTAATCCGACTAGACATGTCACAAAAAGGAGCCCTACACGAATCAGCTGTGATTGTAACATCTCGACCGTCATCTTCggctgagctccacccacGTGTATCGTCCAGGGTGGAAGTGttggggttcactccacatcaactagaacagtattttACCGAGTGTCTGAATggtgactcacaagctgtgcaTACTCTattggagagaattcgagagaacccagtggtagaaggtagctgttacctccccctcaatgcttccatCATCGTTAATTGCTTCCTTTCTGACAACCACTCCCTCCCAACATCCAACCACGGGATATTCACCACAGTTGTCCAGAGCTctctcaagagatacctcAAGGAGAAGTTGGGGAAGACCACTCCAGTGGGAGACATCACATCCCCAGACTCACTGCCCTCGGAAATTAGAACACAGACCGtacaaatgtgtcaacttgcatatcaTGGGATCGAACAAAATAAAGCGACATTTACTGATGGTGATTTGGCTGCTCTTTGCATTCCGAAGGAGATTTCAAACGTTGGATTGttacaaactgttcccagtatcattagcgatggtgatctggtttactactgctttctccacctgtctattcaagagctactggcagcaatccacatctctctcatgCCTCCCAAGCAACAAATTTCTGTATTCCAGAAGCTCTTCGGGAATCCTCGATTCAGTGCAGTCTTCCAGTTTTACgctggtatcaccaaactgaGAACTAGTAGACCAATCCTCAGCTTGCTACCTCGATTCTTGTGTCCAGTTCCAGCCACTGTTTTTGATCTGGTCAGAAAGGTTGTCAAAAATAAGCCGACGATCTTTTTGTTGTCCCTCATCAATTGTTTATACGAAGCTGAAGACTCGCaactgtgtttgtttgtggCTAATCTTCTTAATCACAATCTAGATCTTAATCacactacaatgaatcctATTGACTGCCTCTCTGTTGGATATTTCGCATCAGCTTGTTCCAATAGCAGTAATGGATTCACACTTAGCCTCATCAATTGCTCTATTGGTGAccaaggctgcaaatttctggcccgaggactctccaagtgtcccaactctaataatgatattcctaCAGAAGGGATACACATCGCTGAGATTATCGAGAACACTAGTTCAATATCTGAATTGGATTTGTCTAATAATGCCATTGGTAACAGTGGACTTTGCGAACTCTGTGCGGCCTTGTCCACtaacacatcattaaagaCACTGATCCTGGCTAATTGCTCACTAACAATATCAGAcgacaatggagctgccctctatcaacttctgaatacaaacaattccctcAAATATCTTAATTTGTCTGAAaacacagtgactagctgtcgtcacattgctgctggactagcagtcaataagactctgagaaTATTGTACTTGTATAAGTGTgaactgactgatcagagtatcgaggagctatcaactggactgatcaacaAGATTGAAGCACTGTGCATTCATATTAATGCctcaataacagaagatggaatgaagacgcttgccagacatctaaccacccactgctctgaactgacaTGGTTGTGGATACCCAGCCACCTAAGATCCTGTATCGAGACAGTATTCAGGGACactaacaaagagaggaagagaaatggactacccGAGATTGATGTGTGGTAA
- the LOC135339180 gene encoding uncharacterized protein LOC135339180, translating into MVVSVYLCVYMTTMQSITQSAVQERLVMEEELKKALDRCEELKQSSVPAVDGVDIFECYKVTGEGRVLETDILSRTSKGSSEFWRIGQTAVISQRYQSSCPDGGPCVRVCSHVTLRPTSPGLRLLPPQPPLSL; encoded by the exons atggttgtatctgtatacctgtgtgtgtacatgaccaccatgcaatctattacccagtctgctgtgcaagagagacttgtgatggaggaagagctcaagaaggcactggatcgctgtgaggagttgaagcagagcagtgtgcctgCAGTGGATGGGGTGGACATATTCGAGTGCTACAAAGTAACGGGCGAAGGAAGagtacttgaaacag ATATTCTGTCACGTACCTCTAAGGGAAGCTCAGAATTCTGGAGAATTGGACAAACAGCTGTGATAAGTCAGCgctaccaaag cagCTGTCCAGACGGAGGACCATGTGTCCGAGTCTGCTCTCACGTGACACTGCGTCCCACCAGCCCTGGTCTGAGGCTCCTCCCCCCacaacctcctctctcactttaG
- the LOC135339154 gene encoding NACHT, LRR and PYD domains-containing protein 12-like → MIQKEKIQRGRIDDEFVRLSITGKIDDILLQKTPVNLTNIFSEIGNRRNFVLIEGAPGSGKSTLALHICQEWAEGKLFQEFDIAILVRLRDPLVREAKKIEDLLPCRKSTHASQIGDEILETDGKGVLWVLDGWDELPSDLHGDSIITKLVEPGFAQESPLHKSAVIVTSRPSSSAKLHPRVSSRVEVLGFTPHQLEQYFTECLNGDSQAVQTLLERIRENPVVEGSCYLPLNASIVVNCFLSDNHSLPTSNHGIFISVVQSSLKRYLQDRLGKTTPVGDITSPDSLPSEIRTETVQMCQLAYHGIEKNKATFTDNDLAALRITKEISYVGLLQTVPSIISDGHLVYYCFLHLSIQELLAAIHISLMSPKQQISVFQKLFGSPRFSAVFQFYAGITKLSTSRPILSLLPRFLCPVPATVFDLVRKVVKKEKEKEYGEPKPLLLSLINCLYEAEDSSLCVFVANLLNHNLNLNHTTMNPIDCLSVGYFVSACSNTSNGFTLRLNNCSISEQGCKFLARGLSKCPNSNNDIPTGGIHIAEIIENTSSISELVLSYNAIGNNGLCTLCEALSTNTSLKSLNLTNCSLTISDDNGAALYQLLNTNNSLEYLDLSGNTVTSCRHIAAGLAVNKTLRTLYLGNCELTDQSIEELSTGLINKIETLDIWGNDSITEDGMKTLARHLTTHCSELTQLYIPYHLRSCIETVFRDTNEERKRNGLPEINVRCC, encoded by the coding sequence atgattcagaaggagaaaatacagagaggaagaatcgacgatgaatttgttaggctatcaatcacaggaaaaatcgacgatattttacttcaaaaaactccGGTTAACTTGACTAACATTTTCTCTGAGATTGGAAATAGacgaaactttgtgttgattgaaggagctcccggctctggcaagagcacccttgctctacacatctgtcaggagtgggcagagggaaaactgttccaagagttcgatattgcaatcctcgtgagactgagagatccaCTTGTTAGAGAAGCCAAGAAAATAGAAGACCTTCTCCCTTGTAGGAAATCAACACACGCAAGCCAGATTGGAGATGAAATTTTAGAAACTGATggcaaaggtgtactgtgggtgctggACGGGTGGGACGAGCTTCCTTCTGACCTCCATGGAGACTCGATCATCACCAAACTAGTTGAACCAGGCTTTGCACAAGAAAGTCCGCTACATAAATCCGCCGTCATTGTAACATCTCGCCCGTCGTCTTCAGCTAAGCTCCACCCACGTGTATCGTCCAGGGTGGAAGTGttggggttcactccacatcaactagaacagtattttACCGAGTGTCTGAATggtgactcacaagctgtgcagactctactggagagaattcgagagaaccctgtggtagaaggtagctgctacctccccctcaatgcttccattgtCGTTAATTGCTTTCTTTCTGATAACCACTCACTCCCCACATCCAACCACGGGATATTCATATCAGTTGTCCAAAGCTctctcaagagatacctcCAGGATAGGTTGGGGAAGACCACTCCAGTGGGAGACATCACATCCCCAGACTCACTGCCCTCGGAAATCAGAACAGAGACCGtacaaatgtgtcaacttgcatatcaTGGGATCGAAAAAAACAAAGCAACATTTACTGACAATGATTTGGCCGCTCTTCGCATTACGAAGGAAATTTCATACGTTGGACtattacaaactgttcccagtatcattagcgatggtcatctggtttactactgttttctccacctgtctattcaagagctactagcagcaatccacatctctctcatgtctcccaagcaacaaatttctgtattccagaagctgtttggtagtcctcgattcagtgcagtcttccagttttatgctggtatcaccaaactgaGTACTAGTAGACCAATCCTCAGTTTGCTACCTCGATTCTTGTGTCCAGTTCCAGCCACTGTTTTTGATCTGGTCAGAAAGGTTGTCAAAAAGGAGAAAGAGAAAGAGTATGGTGAGCCGAAGCCCCTTTTGTTGTCcctcatcaattgtttgtacgaagctgaagactcgtcactgtgtgtgtttgtggctaatcTTCTTAATCACAATCTAAATCTTAATCacactacaatgaatcctATCGACTGCCTCTCTGTTGGATATTTCGTATCAGCTTGTTCCAACACCAGTAATGGATTCACACTGCGCCTCAACAATTGCTCTATTAGTGAAcaaggctgcaaatttcttgcccgaggactctccaagtgtcccaactctaataatgatattcctaCAGGAGGGATACACATCGCTGAGATTATCGAGAACACTAGTTCAATATCTGAATTGGTTTTGTCTTATAATGCCATTGGTAACAATGGACTTTGCACACTCTGTGAGGCCTTGTCCACtaacacatcattaaagaGCCTGAACCTGACCAATTGCTCACTAACAATATCAGAcgacaatggagctgccctctatcaacttctaaatacaaacaattccctcgAATATCTTGATTTGTCTGgtaacacagtgactagctgtcgtcacattgctgctggacttgcagtcaataagactctgagaaCATTGTACTTGGGTAACTGTgaactgactgatcagagtatcgaggagctatcaactggactgatcaacaAGATTGAAACACTGGACATATGGGGTAATGActcaataacagaagatggaatgaagacgcttgccagacatctaaccacccactgctctgaactgacacAATTGTACATACCCTACCACCTAAGATCCTGTATCGAGACAGTATTCAGGGACACTAAcgaagagaggaagagaaatggactacccGAGATTAATGTGCGTTGTTGTTga
- the LOC135338952 gene encoding NLR family CARD domain-containing protein 3-like, translating to MNHKLSSYRDYLQSLYRAQVSTSATQWPPVPTKKIFKLAMIQKEEIQRGRIDDEFVRLTIRGKIDDILLQKTPVNLTNIFSEIGDRRNFVLIEGAPGSGKSTLALHICQEWAKRKLFQEFDIAILVKLRDPLVREAITISDLLPCTNKAMANETETAIMSLYGKGVLWVLDGWDELSSDLPRDSIINKLIRPDMSRESPLHESAVIVTSRPSSSAKLHPRVSSRVEVLGFTPHELQQYFKECLKGDSQAVQTLLERIRENPVVEGSCYLPLNASIVVNCFLSDNHSLPTSNHGIFTSLVQSSLKRYLQDRLGKTTPVGDITSPDSLPSEIRTQTIQMCQLAYHGIEQNKATFTDGDLAALRIPKEISNVGLLQTVPSIISNGHLVYYCFLHLSIQELLAAIHISLMSPKQQISVFQKLFGSPRFSAVFQFYAGITKLRTSRPILSLLPRFLCPVPATVFDLVRKIVKTEKEKKYREQPLLLSLINCLYEAEDSRLCVFVANLLNHNLDLDYTTMNPIDCLSVGYFVSACSNTSNGFTLSLSNCSIDDQGCKFLARGLCKCPNSNNDIPTAGIHIAEIIENTSSISKLNLSYNAIGNNGLCTLCEALSTNTSLKTLNLANCSLTISDDNGAALYQLLNTNNSLEYLDLSGNTVTSCRHIAAGLAVNKTLRRLHLDDCELTDQSIEELSTGLINKIKTLDIGGIWGNDSITEDGMKTLARHLTTHCSELTRLYIPDHLISCSMTVFRDANKERKRNGLPEINYVY from the coding sequence ATGAACCACAAGTtgtcctcgtacagggactaTCTACAAAGTCTCTACAGAGCACAagtatccacatcagccacacaatggcctcctgtcccaacaaagaaaattttcaaactagccatgattcagaaagaagaaatacagagaggaagaatcgacgatgaatttgttaGGCTAACAATTAGGGGGAAAATTGATGATATTttacttcaaaaaactccAGTTAACTTGACAAatattttctctgagattggggatagacgaaactttgtgttgattgaaggagctcccggctctggcaagagcacccttgctctacacatctgtcaggagtgggcaaagaggaaactgttccaagagtttgatattgcaatcctcgtGAAACTGAGAGATCCACTTGTTAGAGAAGCCATTACAATTTCTGACTTACTTCCCTGCACAAACAAAGCGATGGCTAATGAAACAGAAACTGCAATTATGTCACTGTATggcaaaggtgtactgtgggtgctggACGGATGGGACGAACTTTCTTCTGACCTCCCTAGAGACTCAATCATCAACAAACTAATTCGACCAGACATGTCACGAGAAAGTCCGCTACACGAATCAGCTGTAATTGTAACATCTCGCCCGTCGTCTTCGGCTAAGCTCCACCCACGTGTATCGTCCAGGgtggaggtgttggggttcactccacatGAACTACAACAGTATTTCAAGGAGTGTCTGAAaggtgactcacaagctgtgcagactctactggagagaattcgagagaacccagtggtagaaggtagctgctacctccccctcaatgcttccattgtCGTTAATTGCTTCCTTTCTGACAACCACTCACTCCCCACATCCAACCACGGGATATTCACATCACTCGTCCAGAGCTCTCTCAAAAGATACCTCCAGGATAGGTTGGGGAAGACCACTCCAGTGGGAGACATCACATCCCCAGACTCACTGCCCTCAGAAATCAGAACACAGACCAtacaaatgtgtcaacttgcatatcaTGGGATTGAACAAAACAAAGCAACATTTACTGACGGTGATTTGGCCGCTCTTCGCATTCCGAAGGAGATTTCAAACGTTGGATtattacaaactgttcccagTATCATTAGCAATGGTCATCTGGTTTACTACTGCTTTCTCCATCTgtctattcaagagctactagcagcaatccacatctctctcatgtctcccaagcaacaaatttctgtattccagaagctgtttggtagtCCTCGGTTCAGTGCAGTCTTCCAGTTTTATGCTGGCATCACCAAACTGAGAACTAGTAGACCAATCCTCAGCTTGCTACCTCGATTCTTGTGTCCAGTTCCAGCCACTGTTTTTGATCTGGTTAGAAAGATTGTCAAAACTGAGAAAGAGAAGAAGTATCGTGAGCAGCCCCTTTTGTTGTCcctcatcaattgtttgtacgaagctgaagactcgcgactgtgtgtgtttgtggctaatcTTCTTAATCACAATCTAGATCTTGATTACACTACAATGAATCCCATTGACTGCCTCTCTGTTGGATATTTCGTATCAGCTTGTTCCAACACCAGTAATGGATTCACACTTAGCCTCAGCAATTGCTCTATTGATGAccaaggctgcaaatttctggcCCGAGGACTCTGCAAGTGTCCCAactctaataatgatattcctaCAGCAGGGATACACATTGCCGAGATTATCGAGAACACTAGTTCAATATCTAAATTGAATTTGTCTTATAATGCCATTGGTAACAATGGACTTTGCACACTCTGTGAGGCCTTGTCCACtaacacatcattaaagaCACTGAACCTGGCTAATTGCTCACTAACAATATCAGAcgacaatggagctgccctctatcaacttctaaatacaaacaattccctcgAATATCTTGATTTGTCTGgtaacacagtgactagctgtcgtcacattgctgctggacttgcagtcaataagactctgagaaGATTGCACTTGGATGACTGTgaactgactgatcagagtatcgaggagctatcaactggactgatcaacaAGATTAAAACACTGGACATTGGGGGCATATGGGGTAATGActcaataacagaagatggaatgaagacgcttgccagacatctaaccacccactgctctgaactgacacGATTGTACATACCCGACCACCTAATATCCTGTAGCATGACAGTATTCAGGGAcgctaacaaagagaggaagagaaatggactacccgagattaattatgtttattaa